The Citrus sinensis cultivar Valencia sweet orange chromosome 4, DVS_A1.0, whole genome shotgun sequence DNA segment ctggtttggtttggttgtGAGAGGAGAAAgctaagaatttgattaactGGGCCCCCTCCTTGGatgcaaaattttgttttccaatTATGGGGATTTTGTGTAGATGGCTTTAAGGGTTGGATGTGATGGATGTTGATTAGCATTCGAATGGGATTTGGGGGAAAGTGTGAGAACTACTAGTGTTGTGGATTTTAAGAGTGTGGTAATTGTGCGTTTATGTGAATTATGATCAAGCAAATACTAAAGAAGCTTCCTCGAAAGTCATCTAAGACGGGTGATAATCGTGAACATGGCAGAAATTCAGTTACCCATTCCATTGCTTCCACCGGTTCAAGAAGTAGTGATTTGGGGAAAAGTAAATTTAGGAATTTGGGAGTGTTGGCTGCCGATAATGACTTCGGGAAGCCGCCGGCGACAAGTGAATAAGTTGGGAGTGAATTCGgcggggagagagagagagagagagagagagagagagagagagagagagagaggaaggaGAGGAAGAGGAGGAAGGAGAGGGAGAGTTATGGGAGGGGTATTTTCGGTACTAGGGATGATtattggctaatgttgataggaaaaaaattgaggggttagttgtgaaaataacaaatttttttaggttATTTGTGTAAATTTCCCTATTTTCTGCTCTTCTCTCTcttgttgtttatttattattatgtcaCTCTTGATCTTAAAGTTAAGCATTAGAGCATCTACACCACCGAGCTCTTCAGTTGTAGCTATCTTGAAAATATCAAGCTCTCTCATAGTTCATTCTCCAACATTATTAAGTAAACACCTATAAAAATGTTCCctacttcttttatttctctattaattttttttagagagaCTAAAATGATAactaattcaaaataacaggtgaaaaattgtaaaacaagtCTAGCCAACCAATGAGCCGTTGAATTCAAAACCCAAGCACATGACGAATATAGAGTTGATGTAAAGGAAACATTTACTGTAAAATATATCCTACAAGACCCCACAAAGATTCTTGTTCGACAGTTAACTCGAAagttaaattgatttgattttatatttatatcacAAAAAATCTATGAtatctttactaattttattagaattattatttagaaactatatttattatatactattaacttttattttataattataatttttttctacagTAGTTGTACCTTAAAAGTTATGAaatttcaatatcaaataTGGTCAACTATTTAGAGACGAAACCAACCACATTCAAAGAATCTGATTCAAACTCTAATGGAAATAAATTGGCAACAAGAGCAGCCTTCACTTAATCCACATTCATGTGACAGATGCAATCACTTATGAATATGTatatactaaaatttattagaaaccTAATAATTTAGGTGCTTAGTTTATGACctacattatatttttaaatgaaagtgaaacctaataattttcaatacttCTCTCGGGTAAAATGACAGAAATTtgataaagatattttaaaaataattttcaatcattaagttattaaactaattttttaacttttttttaatttaaaaagtcttAATAACACCATTGAAAGGTATTCTCTttcgttaaaaaaaatgttgaattaaaaataatttatggaTATTTTGGCAGTTTGATCtcaaaaataatgttatagcATTTtagattcattttttttttgttcatgtaGCCTTAGAGTCAAACATATCAAAgggacctttttttttttaaggaaaagaAACTTAGATTGAATGcgtgataataaaattataaactcttgtacaaactagTTAATATGACATAAATTCATTGATTATAATTGATTGGTTGTGCaaggattaatttattataattttttaaaggataCCGAATATTTTTTCACATATCTACTGAGCGGGTTGCACAAATAATGGGTGTAAATATATCCCCACCCATTTGTAATTACCAATTTTTACTTAACTCTTTatgtttattcttatttacattttatCTATAAACATTTGGTTACTTACATCCTAAACAATTATATTACAACAAAACAGGTAATAGATGACGGATATTCCGTCATCCAAAGGGGTGGGTGCATGACGGTTGATCTATATGTTATTTATGGCAAAATTACTCATTTATGATAGAATCAATACTCGTCATGTTCGatgtgataaaaaattttaaatttatttaaatttctcacgagtttttgaattttttggttggaaatttaaattctctCAGTGGGAAAATTAGTTTAGATTGTGTCATATATATGACTGGTATTATCtatcacaaaattttaatttttttcaaaattaattatttttattggaaaTTCTTGCAAATTTTTCGTTCgttgaattcaaaatttaaaattaataaggacaaaacaaaaataaattgcaatcaaattaaaaaaactttattataatattaaattagtaagtacaAAATGATTCACTACACAAATAGTTAAAAGTACCATTCTAATAGAAATAACAACTAACTTAATATTTCACTCTTACTGGTCACTAATAATAGTTTTAGTCACTATTCAAATCCAGCTTGAAACTCAGTTTTCCTAAGAATCTCAAGAATACTCCCGTCACTCCAAAActtatcaaaaagaaaagaagtaaaaaagtAAGCACCACATCTTAAAAATAATCCTCCAAGAGAATGGGGGGATTCTTTTGAGGCTATTTGTCTGTTGCACTACTAttcttattttgataaatcaaTCTACAGGGGCACACACTGATCAACCTAAACCCCACCAAACAAACTTCCACTTCACTattcttattttgttaagAACAACTTTATGCTATGGAAATCACAAGTTTCACCAACCATTTTAGGGAATAACTTGGAGACTTTTATCTCTCAGGCATAAGTTATACTTGACAAGTGCATCGTGGTAGTAGACGATAAGGAGAATTATGATAGATAAAAATCCTAACTATGTTTGGCGGTTCAACAAGACTAGATATTGTTTAGCAAGTTACTGTTATCAATAACTGGCTCTGCGCTAAGCACAATTATTCATTGTAAGACTTCTTTGGAAGTATGGCATGCTTTAGAGAAAACTTTTGCTTCACAAGCAAAGGTTTTCCAACTGAATATGAAactacaaataataaaaaagaacattTAGTCTGCGCATAGTTCTGTATCCACCACGAGAAGTCTTGCTGACAATCTTATAGTTGTTGGCAAGCAAGTTGAAGATGTTGGTGAATTTTCTAATATGGaggcaaagaacaaagaaaaatttcttaggatttgagacgtgtttgcacactttcctttaaggttttatttgccctCACCAATCTTGATTTGCTATAGAGTTTTAATGGCAAATTACCCCTaagatatatcaaatcctgaatacaatctctagcaaataagattgtatttccagaacatatatgaaatctgtaaaatttgattttgatctaattgtttttctatctttaataaagaatatgtttatttgaaagaatacaACCATTAGAAATGGTACTTCTTCAAAATactcttttggtttgaatttgcaTCGATTGATAATTGAAATTTCCAAGCTTGCTAACCGTTTTTTCAGTTGACGCAAAAACACACtctctggaaataaacggttagccgttttctcaaaaacggtgagccgttttatTCCAGAATGTCAAATAAGTTGCTCTCtgtaaataaacggttagccgttttctccaaacggttagccgttttctctaaaacaaaaacacGCTCTCTGGAAATAAAcagttagccgttttctccaaACGGTTAGTCGTTTTATCcaaacggtgagccgttttcttcaaacggttagccgttttctctagaacataaaacatgctctctggaattaaacggttagccgttttctccatAAACAGCAAACCATTTTCTTCcagaatatcaaaccaaagattgaaaaatgttacaatctctcttacaatctcccactagattgtaatatttttcagatttattaatgataaacttATACATACAAAAATGTATCTTTCGATTTTAACCTTTAATTAGTGAGTGTATTTCAAAGCATTTATAAGACAATAGTGTGCTAAGCATTAAACTTTGTCTCTTAAGTAAATACCGGAGATACATCACATATAAGCTATCCCAGATTTCAAAGTTGTGTTCCAATATTTAGCACTATTCCAGCCTTGTGCTCTATCTTGGATTCATGGACATTTACAAGATTAAACCATGATCTTGTTAGAAACGACACCATTTCGTATGTTCACTTAGGTGAAGTTTCAAATCACGTCTTTAGCTACTATAAGACTTGAACTTTATTAAGAGTAAATACTTAACCTCAACCTCGTAGCTATTTGCACCGAATATCTCGAATGAGATTATTTATTACTCAGTGCTAAACCAGTCACATAACAACAACTTGTTATTACCCATTTAACTATGGAGTAGCGGTACAACTACTACATAGTTGGGTTACCGTCGTTAGTGACTTTATTATGTAAAGGTTTCAATCCCATTCCAAAAGATGTATCCTTAACTAAGTTTCTTGAAAAACCTTTTGTTAAAGGATCTGCAAGGTTCTTATTAGTCCTaacataaacaatattaataacaccATCTGCTATTAATTGTTTCACACATTCATGTCTCAAGCTAATATGTCTAGACTTTCCATTATACACTTTATTATAAGCTCTAGACAACGTAACTTCACTATCGCAgtacaaagaaataaatggcATCGGTTGTGGCCACAACATtatatcaaacaacaaatttctcaGCCATTCTGCTTCCTTGCCTGCAGCTACAAGTGCTATAAACTCACTTTCCATTGTTGAATGAGTTATGCacgtttgtttctttgaaatCCAAGAAACCGCTCCTCCAGCAATTGTAAAAATCCAACCAGAAGTGGATTTATTATCTATTGTATTGGTTACCCAACTAGCATCTGAATATCCTTCCAGTACTTCAGGATaatcattataaaacaaacccaaattAATGGTCCTTTTAAGATAACCAAGTACCCTACCAATTGTTTTCCAGTGTTCAACACTAGGATTACTCGtgaattttgacattttacaAACTACAAATGCTATATCAGGCCTCGTACAATGCATAGCATACATCAAGCTACCAATAGCACTAGCATATTCTAGTTGTGCTACTACTCGGCCTGAATtctctaataatttaatactagAATCATATGGGGTATtagcttctttaaatttcaaataattgaatttaagaagcACTTTCTCTATATAATGAGATTGACACAACGAGTAACCCCCAATATGTTTCTTCACTTTGACACCTAAGATAGTATCTACttcaccaagatctttcatcttAAATTGTGAAGTTGAATACTTCTTTGTATTATCTACTCCTTGCATATTTGTTCCAAAGATAAGCAAGTCATCAacatacaagcatataatcacaccaaaatcattcgtaaatttaaaatatatacatttatcaGCATTATTATGCTTAAAATCATGAGATAAAATTACCGAATCAAACTTCTCATGCCATTGTTTTGGTGCTTGCTTTAAACCATAAAGTGATTTGACTAACTTGCATACCTTTTTCTCATTTCCTGGCAAAACAAATCCCTCAGGTTGTTCCATAtagatttcttcattaagATCACCGTTAAGAAAAACGGTTTTAACATCCATTTAATGCACATACAAATTGTTCAATGAAGCAATTGTAAATAGCACTCTTATAGAAGTTAACCTTGCTACCGGAGCATATGTATCGAAATAATCAATACCATTTCTTTGCTTAAACCCTTTAGCTACTAATCTAGCCTTAAAAGTTTGCAAAGAACCATCACTATTATACTTtcttctaaatacccatttgctGCTAATTGGTTTAGATCCTGGAGGAAGATCAACCAAGacccatgtttgatttgacATAATTGaatccatttcatcatttaccgcctcttttaaaaaagaagcgTCTCTAGAAGACATAACTTCGCTAAATGTCTTTGgatctttttcaatatttaacaaCAATGGTACTTTGTTAAGTACATTCTTTCTATCCCCTTCAACCAAGAAGAGTAGTGCTtgtgatgaaataaaatccggagctaaactcttttctttcttttcacgtTGACTCCTCCTTGGTTCGAAAGATGTCATAGactctttccttttattattgttagtgGAGGAAATAGGAGTATTAACACATGGTTGATCAATAATTGATTCTAATTCAATATTAGAATcatgttgaaatttattctcaataaattcaacatctctagATTTCACAATCACATTAGAATCTAAATCTAACAACCTATAAGCCTTGGAATTTTCAGCATATCCTACGAAAACACTCTTTATACCTCTAGTACTTAACTTTGATGATTTAGGatcatgtattttataaaaagctaAACAACCCCAGACCCTTAAATACATCAAGTttggttttcttcttttccaaatttcataaggaGATATATGTGTTTTCAAAGATATAATTCTGTTATGAATATGACATGCAATGAGTAATGCTTCCCcccataaattatttaatagttttgCATTAAGGATCATAGAATTTATCATATCCGTGAAGATCCTATTCTTCCTTTCAGCCaaaccattttgttgaggagtaaaTGAAGCTGATCTTTGGTGAATAATTCCAAATTcttcacaataattattaaattcaattgagaaatattcacCACCTCTATCACTACGaaccattttgattttcttatctttttggttctcaacttcagctttgaaaattttaaatttatcaaaagcttcattttttgttctaaGTAAATACACATAAGTGTATCTagaacaatcatcaataaaagtgaTAAAGTACCTCTTACCTCCTCTTGTTAAAACGCCATTATACTCACAAATATCGGTATGTATTAAATCcaatatttgagtattttGTTTAGCTTTAGCTTGGATGTTGATTTCACACTTATGACCTTTAACATCATtacaattaatcaaaccaTGCTTAGACATGTATTTCAAAGATCTAAAGTTCAAATGTGCTAATCTAGCATGCCAAACATCACAAGACTCAAACATTATAAGCTAAGTtgatactattattattaatgttgaGTTTGTACATTCCATCACAAGAATACCCTTTCCCAACAAATAATCCATTCTTTGAGATAATATAAGTATTACCCTCAAGCACAATCTTAAGCCCATGCTTACACATACAACTAGCAGAAATAAGATTCTTCCTAACGGAAGGTACATGAAAGACATTATACAATGTGACTTTCTTTCCAGAAGTGAAATTGATCTCAACTACTCCTTTCCCTGCTACTATGGCTGCATTATTGTTCCCCATGAAAACCATTTGTCCTTTCGTTTCTTCTTTGtatgataagaaattttttttatcattacaaACATGAATTGTTGCACCTGAATTGTTGCACCTGAATTGAGCCACCAATCATAGGACTTAGTTTCAGCCATATTGGTTTCGGTAATCATGCCAATTTGCATTTCAGAAACCATAGCACAAATCTCTTcagatttattttcaataacatTAGCTTTATGGGAATtcacttcttcctttttcttcttgaatttgCAATCACTTTGGCGATGACCTTTCTTActacaaaagaaacaatttccaAAAAACTTTTATGTGCTGGacttcttgaatttcttgtcattcttgactttaaaattctttgagaaTTTACTATCTTCAACAACATTAACTTTAGTAGAATCATGCATATCCTTGGATTTGCGAGACTTAGTCTCTTCTTCAATTACCAAGTGTTTTTGCAATTCTTCTAAAGTTATGTTCTCTTTACTATGAAGGAGtttctttctataatcatTCCAACTTTGAGGCAATTTAGCAATAATAGCCTCAACTTGAAATGATTcagaaatttcaacttttaactCTCGAAGCTTAGCAACAATAATTTGTAACTCATGTATTTGATTAAGAATGGATTTTGTGTCTaccataataaattcaaaatatttagagaCAAGGAATTTGTCAGTACCTTCTTTctccattttgtttttgtactCAAGAGCATTCCAAATTTCCACCGGAGAAGTCATAAAATTGTAGAGATCATATAACCTGTCAGAAAGCATATTGAGTATGTGACCCTGGcacatcaattcatcatcttcacgACGTTTCCTTGCAGCCTTAACTACTTCGGTATCATCTTCTCTTGGTTCTAGAAATTGTTCTAATTTCGGATCAAGAACATATGCCACTTTAAGAACAATAAGgagaaagaacaattttccCTTCCAACGAGTGAAATTAGTTCCATCAAAACGATCGAGATGGACACTGGGATTAAGAAATGACGTCAAACTCTTCTCAGCCTCCATTTGCatcaaataaaaccttaaagattgttggtgaattttttaatatggaggcaaagaacaaagaaaactttcttaggatttgagacgtttaaggttttatttgccctTGCTAATCTTGATTTGCTATAGAGTTTTAATGGCAAATTACCcccaagatatatcaaatcctgaatacaatctctagcaaataagattgtatttccagaacatatatgaaatctgtaaaatctgatttt contains these protein-coding regions:
- the LOC127901849 gene encoding uncharacterized protein LOC127901849, whose amino-acid sequence is MEAEKSLTSFLNPSVHLDRFDGTNFTRWKGKLFFLLIVLKVAYVLDPKLEQFLEPREDDTEVVKAARKRREDDELMCQGHILNMLSDRLYDLYNFMTSPVEIWNALEYKNKMEKEGTDKFLVSKYFEFIMVDTKSILNQIHELQIIVAKLRELKVEISESFQVEAIIAKLPQSWNDYRKKLLHSKENITLEELQKHLVIEEETKSRKSKDMHDSTKVNVVEDSKFSKNFKVKNDKKFKKSST